The genomic region GCCGTTTATTTTTTTCTATAGGGTTTTACTTTCGTTATAATCATCCGTCCGGATTCGTACACTACTTGGACATGCCCTCCTATTTTGAAGCCAATTTGCTCCAACCAACGCCCACTAAGTCGGATAAGTGGTAAATTAACATGTTCGTTATAACGACGTGGGTAACATTGCGGATAAATTTTTAAAATCCGTATATTCCGATTGGTAGTTGTCTTTTTCATGGCTTTTATATTTACTATCGAACTAC from Flavobacterium sp. WV_118_3 harbors:
- a CDS encoding SymE family type I addiction module toxin translates to MKKTTTNRNIRILKIYPQCYPRRYNEHVNLPLIRLSGRWLEQIGFKIGGHVQVVYESGRMIITKVKPYRKK